A genomic window from Flavobacterium johnsoniae includes:
- a CDS encoding carboxypeptidase-like regulatory domain-containing protein has product MKYTSTLFFFFLSFGFYAQENIISGAIKDSKTNSSLEYVNIGIVNKNAGTVSDEKGIFKLKLNEKVNPNDTIVFSHIGFETKKLIVNQLKSEQNLIEMTPSENTLKEVIVTFKKPKEKQFGRSSKGLGLMHFNFFTALDKTVDDYLSRERGMEFTIKKDCKVTDFNFNITSNEFKSVKFRLNFYKIENGLPSKILIEKDIIFEVKDNKLGLFTFDLKPYDIYLDKEMGDIAVTIQWIESVKSNEKSKYFSISTAMSATENSFYREKNMANWSKTGQSLTFYLNTLCQ; this is encoded by the coding sequence ATGAAATATACTTCTACTCTATTTTTCTTCTTTTTGTCTTTCGGATTTTATGCGCAGGAAAATATAATTTCTGGCGCAATAAAAGATTCAAAAACTAATTCTTCTTTAGAATATGTGAATATCGGAATCGTCAATAAAAATGCGGGAACAGTTTCAGACGAAAAAGGAATTTTCAAATTAAAATTGAACGAAAAAGTAAATCCAAACGATACAATTGTATTTTCTCATATCGGTTTTGAAACCAAAAAACTAATTGTAAATCAATTAAAATCGGAGCAAAATTTGATTGAAATGACGCCTTCCGAAAATACTTTAAAAGAAGTTATTGTAACATTCAAAAAACCAAAAGAGAAACAATTCGGAAGAAGTTCAAAAGGACTTGGACTTATGCATTTCAATTTTTTTACTGCTTTAGACAAAACCGTTGATGATTATTTAAGCCGTGAAAGAGGAATGGAATTCACAATTAAAAAAGACTGCAAAGTAACCGACTTCAATTTTAATATTACTTCTAATGAATTTAAATCGGTCAAATTTAGATTGAATTTTTATAAAATTGAAAACGGCCTTCCTTCCAAAATCTTAATTGAAAAAGACATTATTTTTGAAGTAAAAGATAACAAACTTGGATTATTTACATTCGATTTAAAACCGTACGATATTTATCTAGATAAAGAAATGGGCGATATTGCCGTAACAATTCAATGGATTGAAAGTGTAAAAAGTAACGAAAAAAGCAAATACTTTTCTATCTCTACAGCGATGTCAGCCACAGAAAATAGTTTTTACAGAGAAAAAAATATGGCAAACTGGAGCAAAACGGGACAAAGCCTAACTTTTTACCTCAACACTTTGTGTCAATAA
- a CDS encoding cytochrome c3 family protein, translated as MKKAVFLLTNILLTIFFVSCNNKSEEYIDPRGTDFAGSESCVQCHKVQSEMVFKSSHFKATAPALLENVSGDFDYKNHTFIYDKNTKLVMEKHGDSLYQVLYKNGKETARYKFEIVFGTKHAQTSVYWRENNTYELPISFYHSINNWATSPGFPADKPYFDRMVVKDCYACHSSNVSSRMVEQSSGQKNFMSMDVEDIINKKTIVYGIDCERCHGPAKKHVEFHLKNPNVKVANSITSYKTLNRQQKLDACALCHSGNDGMKLRSRFEFKPGDNLSEFFRENRNITDSAKFDVHGNQFRLMAQSKCFMKSDKMDCITCHNPHENASKNMASYSKICMSCHQGLKHNETTLKTMPEKLLADNCVECHMPKKASNAISFQLSNSKQLSNYILRTHRIGIYPNAKK; from the coding sequence ATGAAAAAAGCTGTATTTCTACTAACCAACATTCTTTTGACAATTTTCTTTGTCAGCTGCAACAACAAATCAGAAGAATACATTGATCCGCGCGGAACTGATTTTGCGGGTTCAGAAAGCTGTGTACAATGCCACAAAGTACAATCTGAAATGGTTTTTAAAAGTTCTCACTTTAAAGCTACCGCTCCAGCATTATTAGAAAATGTATCGGGAGATTTCGATTATAAAAATCATACTTTTATTTACGACAAGAATACCAAATTGGTCATGGAAAAACATGGCGACAGCTTATATCAGGTTTTGTACAAAAACGGAAAAGAAACTGCGAGATATAAATTTGAAATTGTATTTGGCACAAAACACGCACAAACTTCCGTTTATTGGAGAGAAAATAACACTTACGAATTACCGATTTCCTTTTATCATTCTATAAATAATTGGGCGACAAGTCCTGGATTTCCTGCTGATAAACCTTATTTTGACCGAATGGTTGTTAAGGATTGTTATGCTTGTCACAGTTCTAATGTAAGTTCCAGAATGGTTGAGCAAAGTTCTGGACAAAAGAACTTTATGTCTATGGATGTGGAAGATATCATTAATAAAAAAACAATAGTTTACGGAATTGACTGCGAACGGTGCCACGGGCCAGCTAAAAAACACGTAGAATTTCACTTGAAAAACCCAAATGTAAAAGTTGCTAATAGCATTACAAGTTATAAAACACTAAATCGTCAGCAAAAATTAGACGCTTGCGCGTTGTGTCATTCTGGAAATGACGGAATGAAATTAAGATCGCGTTTTGAATTTAAGCCTGGAGATAATTTATCTGAATTCTTTCGTGAAAACAGAAATATTACCGATAGTGCAAAATTTGATGTTCACGGAAATCAATTTCGTTTAATGGCGCAAAGCAAATGCTTTATGAAAAGTGATAAAATGGATTGCATTACGTGTCATAATCCGCATGAAAATGCGTCTAAAAATATGGCATCGTATTCTAAAATTTGCATGAGTTGTCATCAAGGTTTAAAACATAATGAAACCACGCTTAAAACGATGCCTGAGAAATTATTAGCCGATAATTGTGTAGAATGTCATATGCCGAAAAAAGCTTCAAACGCGATTAGTTTTCAGCTTTCAAACAGCAAACAATTATCGAATTATATTTTGAGAACGCACCGAATCGGAATTTATCCGAATGCGAAAAAGTAA
- a CDS encoding UDP-2,3-diacylglucosamine diphosphatase, translating to MKKIYFASDQHFGAPTPELSLPREKKFVAWLDEVKEDAEAIFLLGDLFDFWFEYKTVVPKGFVRILGKLAEIRDSGIPIYFFVGNHDLWMNDYFETELNIPVYHDNKEFTFNGKTFLIGHGDGKGPGDKGYKRMKKVFTNPFSKWLFRWLHPDVGVSLAQYLSVKNKLISGDEDIKFLGEEKEWLILYAKRKLETKHYNYFVFGHRHLPMIRSVGENSEYVNLGDWIGYFTYGVFDGEKFELKEFKK from the coding sequence ATGAAAAAAATATATTTTGCTTCAGATCAGCATTTTGGTGCGCCAACTCCAGAATTGAGTTTGCCGCGCGAGAAAAAATTCGTTGCTTGGCTAGATGAGGTTAAAGAAGATGCTGAAGCGATTTTTCTATTAGGAGATTTATTTGATTTTTGGTTCGAATACAAAACGGTTGTTCCAAAAGGTTTTGTTCGAATTTTAGGCAAACTGGCTGAAATTCGCGACAGCGGAATTCCGATTTATTTCTTCGTAGGCAATCATGATTTGTGGATGAATGATTATTTTGAAACCGAATTGAATATTCCGGTTTATCATGATAACAAAGAATTTACTTTTAACGGAAAAACTTTTTTAATCGGTCACGGCGACGGAAAAGGCCCTGGCGACAAAGGGTATAAAAGAATGAAAAAGGTGTTTACAAATCCGTTTTCAAAATGGCTTTTTCGTTGGCTTCATCCAGATGTTGGCGTAAGTTTAGCGCAATATTTATCAGTCAAAAATAAATTGATTTCTGGCGATGAAGACATTAAGTTTTTAGGAGAAGAAAAAGAATGGCTTATTTTGTACGCCAAGCGAAAACTAGAAACTAAACATTATAATTATTTTGTTTTCGGGCATCGCCATTTGCCAATGATTCGTTCTGTTGGCGAAAACTCAGAATATGTTAATCTTGGAGATTGGATTGGCTATTTTACATATGGCGTTTTTGACGGCGAAAAATTCGAATTAAAAGAATTCAAAAAATAA
- a CDS encoding 6-pyruvoyl trahydropterin synthase family protein codes for MSNIRITKQFSFETGHALYGYDGKCKNVHGHSYKLSVTVIGSPITDRSNVKFGMVIDFSDLKKIVKEEIVDQFDHATVFNQTTPHVELAAELKNRGHHVILVDYQPTSENMVVDFAERIVARLPEGISLFSLKLQETESSFAEWYASDNL; via the coding sequence ATGAGTAATATCAGAATTACAAAACAATTTAGCTTCGAAACTGGACATGCATTGTACGGTTACGACGGAAAATGCAAGAACGTTCACGGACACAGTTATAAATTATCGGTAACGGTTATTGGTTCGCCAATTACAGACCGATCGAATGTGAAATTCGGAATGGTGATTGATTTTTCGGATCTAAAGAAAATTGTAAAAGAAGAAATCGTCGATCAATTTGATCATGCCACTGTTTTCAATCAAACTACTCCGCATGTTGAATTAGCTGCCGAACTGAAAAACCGTGGTCATCATGTTATTTTAGTTGATTACCAGCCAACAAGTGAAAATATGGTGGTTGATTTTGCTGAAAGAATCGTTGCGAGACTTCCAGAAGGAATTTCTCTTTTCTCATTAAAACTTCAAGAAACAGAATCGTCTTTTGCAGAATGGTACGCTTCAGATAATTTGTAA
- a CDS encoding enoyl-CoA hydratase/isomerase family protein, translated as MSSENLNGSLETSFQNTIATVEFGHPASNSFPRELLNKLTNEINSLSRNEEVSVIILKSQGEKAFCSGASFDELLKVENEEQGLEFFSGFAHLLNAMRNCDKLIIGRVQGKAVGGGVGIISACDYVFATPQSDIKLSELVIGIGPFVIEPAVSRKIGKTAMTEMTLSGDKWKSAEWAFQKGLYSVLTEAENLDEKVESFAKKLSSYNPDALYEMKKVIWEGTEQWESLLFERAAITGKLVLSDFTRNALLQFKK; from the coding sequence ATGAGTTCTGAAAATCTAAATGGAAGTTTAGAAACTTCTTTTCAAAATACAATTGCAACGGTAGAGTTTGGACATCCTGCAAGTAATTCCTTTCCGAGAGAATTATTAAATAAATTAACCAATGAAATTAATTCGTTAAGCAGAAATGAAGAGGTTTCTGTTATTATTCTAAAGAGTCAAGGCGAGAAAGCATTTTGTTCTGGGGCTTCTTTTGATGAACTTTTGAAAGTTGAAAACGAAGAACAAGGTTTAGAATTCTTTTCGGGTTTTGCCCATTTATTAAATGCAATGAGAAATTGTGATAAATTAATTATCGGTCGTGTGCAAGGAAAAGCTGTTGGCGGCGGTGTCGGAATTATTTCGGCTTGCGATTATGTTTTTGCTACTCCGCAAAGCGATATTAAATTATCTGAATTAGTGATCGGAATCGGACCTTTTGTAATCGAACCAGCAGTTTCTCGTAAAATTGGAAAAACGGCAATGACAGAAATGACTTTGTCGGGAGATAAATGGAAATCGGCAGAATGGGCTTTTCAAAAAGGACTTTATTCTGTTTTAACGGAAGCTGAAAATTTGGATGAAAAAGTAGAAAGCTTTGCTAAGAAATTAAGTTCGTACAATCCAGACGCTTTATATGAAATGAAAAAGGTTATTTGGGAAGGAACAGAACAATGGGAATCGCTTCTTTTTGAACGTGCGGCAATTACTGGAAAATTGGTTTTATCTGATTTTACTAGAAATGCATTGCTTCAGTTTAAGAAATAG
- a CDS encoding lipid A deacylase LpxR family protein: MVQKKRSKKKLFAFLILTATLTFGQGKKTEIGFISDNDLYTSSKNDMYYTNGLELFYRFLSKNDNQKINKEITEFRIGQYLYNPRFINAEAVDINDRPFAGYLFAEVGKSFFYQSESVLKTDFQIGFLGPNAFGEELQEGFHKIIGYKKVFGWENQIHNALGLQAHVMYSKKLFPSKHNDFVDLHWQSEANLGTIFTGVSTGFMARFGFKNLLPIYDSNMHDASVNAEERLNIREFYFYAAPSVNYQFYDATIEGSMFNDTSPITFDLEPLRFNAEAGLKYRYNNFNISYSFIYRGRELKDPGIDTNKGYFFGSIRMGFLLK; the protein is encoded by the coding sequence ATGGTACAGAAAAAGAGAAGTAAAAAAAAGCTTTTTGCTTTTCTAATATTGACAGCAACGCTCACTTTTGGACAAGGAAAAAAAACAGAAATAGGTTTTATTTCAGACAATGATTTGTATACATCTTCTAAAAATGACATGTATTATACCAATGGTTTGGAGCTTTTTTACCGATTTTTGAGTAAAAATGACAACCAGAAAATCAATAAAGAAATTACCGAATTTAGAATTGGGCAATATCTTTACAATCCGAGATTTATAAATGCCGAAGCTGTTGATATAAACGATCGTCCTTTTGCAGGTTATCTTTTTGCCGAAGTTGGAAAAAGCTTTTTTTACCAAAGTGAATCAGTTTTGAAGACCGATTTTCAAATTGGTTTTCTTGGCCCGAATGCTTTTGGAGAAGAATTGCAAGAAGGATTTCACAAAATTATTGGCTATAAAAAAGTATTTGGCTGGGAAAATCAAATTCATAATGCTTTAGGATTACAAGCGCATGTCATGTATTCTAAAAAACTATTTCCATCAAAGCACAATGATTTTGTAGATCTTCATTGGCAATCTGAAGCTAATTTGGGAACTATTTTTACTGGAGTTTCTACAGGATTTATGGCTAGATTTGGTTTTAAAAATTTACTTCCAATTTATGATTCTAATATGCATGATGCTTCGGTAAATGCTGAAGAACGCCTAAATATTAGAGAATTTTATTTTTATGCAGCACCAAGTGTCAATTATCAGTTTTATGACGCAACGATTGAAGGCAGTATGTTTAATGATACAAGTCCGATTACTTTTGATTTGGAACCGCTTCGTTTTAATGCAGAAGCTGGTTTAAAATATCGCTATAACAATTTCAATATTTCATATTCTTTTATTTATCGCGGACGAGAATTAAAAGATCCTGGAATTGATACTAATAAAGGCTACTTTTTTGGTTCGATTAGGATGGGGTTTTTGTTGAAGTAA
- the mtgA gene encoding monofunctional biosynthetic peptidoglycan transglycosylase, whose amino-acid sequence MAAPKKPAPKKTTAAKPKPKSSPKKGNRSLGEKIKWFFIKAALWFFGLSIGSVIFFKYVPVPFTPLMLIRAIENKLGGKEVYFDHDWEPLEKISMNLQKAVIASEDATFLTHNGFDFKALQKAYKSNERGRRIRGGSTISQQTAKNVFLWQGKSYLRKGLEAYFTVLIEIIWGKERIMEVYLNSIEMGDGVYGAYAATEHWYRRDASSLTAMQAAGIAAILPNPRKFKATGSSSYINRRKERIVREMRYVGKINYNGTEKEK is encoded by the coding sequence ATGGCAGCACCCAAAAAACCAGCACCAAAAAAAACAACCGCAGCGAAACCAAAACCAAAATCGTCTCCTAAAAAAGGAAATCGATCTTTGGGAGAAAAAATAAAATGGTTCTTTATCAAAGCTGCTTTATGGTTTTTTGGATTATCTATTGGTTCAGTTATTTTCTTCAAATATGTGCCAGTTCCTTTTACTCCGTTAATGCTTATTCGTGCCATCGAAAATAAACTTGGCGGAAAAGAAGTGTATTTTGACCATGATTGGGAACCACTCGAAAAAATTTCAATGAATTTGCAAAAAGCCGTAATTGCCAGCGAAGACGCCACTTTTTTAACGCATAATGGTTTTGATTTTAAGGCACTTCAAAAAGCATATAAAAGCAACGAACGCGGACGCAGAATTCGTGGCGGAAGTACAATTTCGCAACAAACTGCTAAAAATGTCTTTTTATGGCAAGGAAAAAGTTATTTGCGTAAAGGTCTTGAAGCTTATTTTACAGTTTTAATAGAAATTATCTGGGGCAAAGAACGTATTATGGAAGTTTATCTAAATAGTATCGAAATGGGAGATGGTGTTTACGGTGCTTATGCAGCTACAGAACATTGGTATCGTCGAGATGCGTCGAGTTTGACAGCAATGCAGGCGGCTGGAATTGCGGCAATTCTGCCAAATCCTAGAAAATTTAAAGCTACAGGTTCTTCAAGTTATATTAATAGAAGAAAAGAAAGAATTGTTCGCGAAATGCGTTACGTTGGAAAAATAAATTATAATGGTACAGAAAAAGAGAAGTAA
- a CDS encoding NAD(P)/FAD-dependent oxidoreductase gives MELSYWELKNWFTAIDCTIVGSGIVGLHTALRLRERFPVAKILVLERGMLPQGASTKNAGFACFGSLSEILDDLKTHSEEDVVALIEKRWKGLQLLRKKLGDSAIDFKPHGGYELFLKEDESGFNECISKIPFINEVLKPIFKADVFSKEIDRFGFENIQEYLVFNPFEAQIDTGNMMQELLKQAISSDILILNQQTVTSYADAGNHVEVVLNDFSFKTQKLLFATNGFSESLTNGAVKPARAQVLITEPIHNLDIKGTFHLDKGYYYFRNINDRILLGGGRNLDFEGETTTEFGQTKIIQNKLEDLLKNVILPNQDFQIAHRWSGIMGIGNSKNPVVTQLSENVFCGVRLGGMGVAIGSLIGTELADLI, from the coding sequence ATGGAATTGAGCTATTGGGAACTAAAAAACTGGTTTACAGCTATTGACTGCACCATTGTGGGAAGTGGAATTGTTGGTCTACATACTGCATTACGCTTACGCGAAAGATTTCCTGTTGCCAAAATTCTCGTTCTCGAAAGAGGAATGTTGCCGCAAGGCGCAAGCACAAAAAATGCTGGTTTTGCCTGTTTCGGAAGTCTTTCTGAAATTTTAGATGATTTAAAAACACATTCTGAAGAAGACGTTGTGGCTCTAATTGAAAAACGCTGGAAAGGTCTTCAATTGCTTCGAAAAAAACTCGGAGATTCTGCAATCGATTTTAAACCTCATGGCGGATATGAATTGTTTTTGAAAGAAGACGAATCTGGATTTAATGAATGTATTTCGAAAATTCCGTTTATTAATGAAGTTCTAAAACCAATTTTTAAAGCCGATGTTTTTTCTAAAGAAATAGACCGTTTTGGATTTGAAAACATTCAGGAATATTTAGTTTTTAATCCGTTTGAAGCGCAGATCGATACGGGAAATATGATGCAGGAATTATTGAAACAAGCTATTTCTTCAGATATTTTAATTCTAAATCAACAAACCGTTACTTCTTACGCCGATGCAGGAAATCACGTTGAAGTGGTTTTGAATGATTTTAGTTTTAAAACGCAAAAACTGCTTTTTGCTACAAACGGTTTTTCGGAATCTCTAACAAATGGAGCCGTAAAACCTGCAAGAGCACAAGTTTTAATTACAGAACCAATTCACAATTTAGACATAAAAGGAACGTTTCATTTAGATAAAGGGTATTATTATTTTAGAAATATCAACGATCGAATTTTATTGGGCGGCGGCAGAAATCTAGATTTTGAAGGCGAAACCACAACCGAATTTGGACAGACGAAAATTATTCAAAATAAATTGGAAGATTTACTGAAAAATGTAATTTTACCAAATCAGGATTTTCAGATTGCCCATCGTTGGAGCGGCATTATGGGAATCGGAAACAGCAAAAATCCTGTTGTAACTCAACTATCTGAAAACGTGTTTTGTGGAGTGCGTTTAGGCGGAATGGGAGTTGCAATAGGCAGTTTAATAGGAACCGAATTAGCAGATTTAATATAA
- a CDS encoding S9 family peptidase, producing the protein MKKVLLTTLIMMSLSAIGQNVMSPELLWKLGRVTPLGISKDAKNVVFKVSTPSVEENKSSSKLYTIPVTGGNAVEIKDTKDILADKNISPDGKYVVYNEEVKIDKVLGKDFYPNLTKSDAQIYDGLDYRHWDTWNEGKFNHVFYKENKDGAKGIDILKGETFDSPQKPFGGDEDYIWSPDSKSIFYVCKKKAGTAYAISTNTDIYEYNLETQKTVNKTDGNLGYDTAPQFSSTGNLTWLQMKRDGYESDKNDIIVEFKGIKTNLTANWDGTVDNFIWSKDGKTVFFVAPIDGTKQIFSVNFPGLTKIAINVNQITKGDFDVNDLVGFSGDDLIVTRNDMNHAAEIYSFNLKKNTWKQLSNVNTETYKSLALSKTERRYVTTTDGKKMLVWVILPPNFDASKKYPTLLYCQGGPQSALTQSYSYRWNFSLMAAKGYVVVAPNRRGMPGHGVEWNEQISKDWGGQVMDDYLSAIDDVAKESYVDKSRLGCVGASYGGYSVFYLAGIHKNRFKTFIAHDGVFNTVSMLGTTEEVFFNNWDFGGAYWEKDNAVAQKAYTTFNPATLVQNWNRPILIFQGGKDYRVPIGQGQEAFQAAQLRGIKSRFVYFPDENHWVLKPQNAQVWQGEFFKWLSETL; encoded by the coding sequence ATGAAAAAAGTATTATTAACAACCTTAATAATGATGAGTTTAAGCGCTATCGGACAGAATGTAATGTCGCCAGAATTGTTATGGAAATTAGGAAGAGTAACACCTCTTGGCATTTCTAAAGATGCAAAAAATGTGGTTTTTAAAGTTTCTACGCCTTCTGTAGAAGAAAATAAATCGTCTTCAAAATTGTATACGATTCCTGTAACTGGAGGAAATGCAGTTGAAATTAAAGACACAAAAGATATTTTGGCAGACAAAAATATTTCTCCTGACGGAAAATATGTTGTTTATAATGAAGAAGTAAAAATCGATAAAGTTTTAGGTAAAGATTTTTATCCAAACTTAACAAAATCTGACGCTCAAATCTACGACGGATTAGATTATCGTCATTGGGATACTTGGAACGAAGGAAAATTTAACCATGTTTTTTATAAAGAAAACAAAGATGGCGCAAAAGGAATTGACATCTTGAAAGGTGAAACTTTCGATTCTCCGCAAAAACCATTTGGCGGCGACGAAGATTATATCTGGTCGCCAGACAGCAAAAGTATTTTTTATGTTTGCAAGAAAAAAGCAGGAACGGCTTACGCAATTTCTACAAATACTGATATTTACGAGTACAATTTAGAAACTCAAAAAACAGTTAATAAAACCGACGGTAATTTAGGTTACGATACGGCTCCGCAATTTTCTTCGACAGGAAATTTAACTTGGTTGCAAATGAAACGCGATGGTTATGAGTCTGATAAAAACGATATTATTGTTGAATTTAAAGGTATCAAAACAAATCTGACTGCAAACTGGGACGGAACTGTAGATAATTTTATCTGGAGCAAAGACGGAAAAACAGTATTTTTTGTAGCGCCAATTGACGGAACAAAACAAATCTTCTCTGTTAATTTTCCAGGTTTAACTAAAATCGCGATCAACGTTAACCAAATAACAAAAGGAGATTTTGATGTTAATGATTTAGTTGGATTTTCTGGAGATGATCTTATCGTAACAAGAAACGATATGAATCACGCTGCTGAAATTTATAGTTTTAATTTGAAGAAAAACACTTGGAAACAGCTTTCTAACGTAAATACAGAAACTTACAAATCTTTAGCGTTAAGCAAAACAGAAAGACGTTATGTTACAACAACCGACGGTAAAAAAATGTTGGTTTGGGTAATTTTACCTCCAAATTTTGATGCTTCAAAAAAATATCCAACATTATTATATTGCCAAGGCGGGCCGCAAAGTGCATTGACACAATCGTATTCTTACCGTTGGAATTTCTCTTTAATGGCTGCAAAAGGTTATGTAGTTGTTGCACCAAACCGCCGCGGAATGCCAGGTCACGGTGTTGAATGGAATGAACAAATTAGTAAAGATTGGGGCGGACAAGTTATGGATGATTACCTTTCTGCAATTGATGATGTTGCAAAAGAAAGCTACGTTGATAAATCTCGTTTAGGTTGCGTTGGTGCAAGTTATGGAGGATATTCGGTATTTTATTTAGCTGGAATTCACAAAAACCGTTTCAAAACTTTTATTGCTCACGATGGTGTTTTCAATACCGTTTCTATGTTAGGAACAACAGAAGAAGTTTTCTTTAACAACTGGGATTTTGGTGGCGCTTATTGGGAAAAAGATAATGCTGTAGCACAAAAAGCTTACACGACTTTTAACCCTGCAACTTTGGTTCAGAATTGGAACAGACCAATTTTGATTTTCCAAGGCGGAAAAGATTACCGTGTTCCAATCGGACAAGGACAAGAAGCTTTTCAAGCAGCTCAATTAAGAGGAATCAAAAGTAGATTTGTGTATTTTCCAGATGAAAATCATTGGGTTTTAAAACCGCAAAATGCTCAAGTTTGGCAAGGCGAATTTTTTAAATGGCTAAGCGAAACTTTATAA